From Streptomyces yatensis, one genomic window encodes:
- a CDS encoding DUF2637 domain-containing protein has protein sequence MNPFPLPDPETIEGRWDLEGDLARLLQTTAPEESVHTTGPIGPVTPVHAPSPTHVRGRGKRRRVRFRLPTLPWLHVISLIFAAVTTVIVAMLSVLGGMISYRPLRYLASPSTSESMAAWWPLLVYGPWLVASLSVLRAALHRRGAAHSWAVVVLFSTIAVFLCVAHAPRNAPSMAVAGLPPVAALVSFHQLVRQITLTSPPRHALPRTRGERGLAR, from the coding sequence CCCTGCCCGACCCGGAGACCATCGAGGGCCGCTGGGACCTGGAGGGAGACCTGGCCCGGCTGCTGCAGACGACCGCCCCCGAGGAGTCGGTGCACACCACCGGCCCCATCGGACCGGTGACCCCCGTCCACGCCCCCTCCCCCACGCATGTGCGGGGGCGCGGCAAGCGCCGCCGGGTCCGCTTCCGGCTGCCGACGCTGCCGTGGCTGCATGTGATCAGCCTGATCTTCGCGGCGGTCACCACGGTCATCGTCGCGATGCTGAGCGTGCTCGGCGGGATGATCTCCTACCGCCCGCTGCGCTATCTGGCCTCCCCGAGCACCTCGGAGTCCATGGCGGCGTGGTGGCCCCTGCTGGTCTACGGACCCTGGCTGGTCGCCTCGCTGTCGGTGCTGCGGGCCGCCCTGCACCGCCGGGGCGCGGCGCACTCATGGGCCGTGGTGGTGCTCTTCTCCACCATCGCGGTGTTCCTGTGCGTCGCACACGCCCCGAGGAACGCGCCCAGCATGGCCGTGGCCGGTCTTCCCCCGGTCGCCGCGCTGGTCTCGTTCCACCAGCTGGTCCGGCAGATCACCCTCACCAGCCCGCCGCGCCACGCGCTGCCCCGCACCCGGGGTGAGCGCGGACTGGCGAGGTGA
- a CDS encoding GuaB1 family IMP dehydrogenase-related protein translates to MRFLEPGTGRHVESSPVPYDLTYDDVFMVPSRSAVGSRQGVDLASPDGTGTTIPLVVANMTAIAGRRMAETVARRGGLVVIPQDIPIDVVTDVIRWVKSRDLVLDTPIVLAPTGTVADALSLLPKRAHGAGVVVEDGRPVGVVTESDLTGVDRFTQLSEVMSRELMVLDADIDPQEAFNRLDAAHRKLAPAVDADGKLAGILTRKGALRATLYKPAVDAGGRLRIAAAVGVNGDAEGRTKALLDAGVDALVVDTAHGHQESMITALKAVRGLGPRVPVVAGNVVAAEGVRDLIEAGADIVKVGVGPGAMCTTRMMTGVGRPQFSAVLECAAEARKFGKHIWADGGIRHPRDVAMALAAGASNVMVGSWFAGTYESPGDLQHTADGRPYKESFGMASARAVRNRTSDESAYERARKGLFEEGISTSRMFLDPARPGVEDLIDSIIAGVRSSCTYAGAGSLEEFHERAVVGVQSAAGYAEGKPLHASWD, encoded by the coding sequence ATGCGTTTCCTCGAGCCCGGTACGGGGCGCCACGTGGAATCTTCCCCGGTTCCCTACGACCTGACGTACGACGATGTGTTCATGGTGCCGAGCCGCTCCGCGGTCGGCTCCCGCCAGGGGGTGGACCTGGCCTCACCCGACGGCACCGGCACCACCATTCCGCTCGTCGTCGCCAACATGACCGCGATCGCCGGCCGCCGCATGGCCGAGACGGTCGCCCGTCGTGGTGGCCTCGTCGTCATTCCGCAGGACATCCCGATCGACGTCGTCACCGACGTGATCCGCTGGGTCAAGAGCCGCGATCTGGTGCTGGACACCCCGATCGTCCTCGCCCCGACCGGCACCGTCGCCGACGCGCTGTCGCTGCTGCCCAAGCGGGCACACGGCGCGGGCGTGGTGGTCGAGGACGGGCGTCCGGTGGGCGTGGTGACCGAGTCCGACCTGACCGGGGTGGACCGCTTCACGCAGCTGTCCGAGGTGATGTCGCGCGAGCTGATGGTGCTCGACGCCGACATCGACCCCCAGGAGGCGTTCAACCGCCTCGACGCCGCCCACCGCAAGCTCGCCCCCGCCGTCGACGCGGACGGGAAGCTGGCGGGCATCCTGACCCGTAAGGGCGCGCTGCGCGCGACGCTCTACAAGCCCGCGGTGGACGCGGGCGGCCGGCTGCGGATCGCGGCCGCCGTCGGGGTCAACGGCGATGCGGAGGGCCGTACGAAGGCGCTCCTGGACGCCGGGGTGGACGCCCTCGTCGTGGACACCGCCCACGGCCACCAGGAGTCGATGATCACCGCGCTCAAGGCGGTCCGCGGCCTGGGCCCGCGGGTGCCGGTGGTGGCGGGCAACGTGGTGGCCGCCGAGGGCGTGCGCGACCTCATCGAGGCCGGTGCCGACATCGTCAAGGTCGGCGTCGGGCCGGGCGCGATGTGCACCACCCGCATGATGACCGGCGTGGGCCGGCCGCAGTTCTCCGCGGTGCTGGAATGCGCCGCCGAGGCACGGAAGTTCGGCAAGCACATCTGGGCCGACGGTGGCATCCGGCACCCCCGCGACGTCGCCATGGCGCTCGCCGCCGGGGCGTCCAACGTGATGGTCGGCTCCTGGTTCGCGGGGACGTACGAGTCGCCCGGCGACCTCCAGCACACCGCCGACGGCCGGCCGTACAAGGAGAGCTTCGGCATGGCGTCGGCGCGCGCGGTGCGCAACCGCACCAGCGACGAGTCGGCGTACGAGCGGGCCCGCAAGGGGCTGTTCGAGGAGGGCATCTCCACCTCGCGGATGTTCCTGGACCCGGCCCGGCCGGGGGTCGAGGACCTGATCGACTCGATCATCGCGGGCGTGCGCAGCTCCTGCACCTACGCGGGCGCCGGATCGCTGGAGGAGTTCCACGAGCGGGCCGTGGTGGGCGTGCAGAGCGCCGCGGGCTACGCGGAGGGCAAGCCGCTCCACGCGTCCTGGGACTGA
- a CDS encoding FDLD family class I lanthipeptide, giving the protein MSVAVPAESAKEMSEFDLDVRVELDEPTAAHSASTGTPAASIIWCTVVAPAC; this is encoded by the coding sequence ATGTCTGTTGCCGTACCGGCCGAGTCGGCCAAGGAGATGTCGGAGTTCGACCTGGACGTGCGTGTCGAGCTCGACGAGCCGACGGCCGCGCACAGCGCCTCCACCGGCACGCCCGCGGCGTCCATCATCTGGTGCACCGTGGTCGCGCCGGCCTGTTAG
- a CDS encoding lantibiotic dehydratase has product MSGDHAMFHAEPTGMLRVPLLPHSATETRAHLDPRDREQVRRYIDALLTDERVEEALAVSSPSLHRTVEALRAGAPMKPGALRKLTLSATRYVLRGASRATPFGLLAGVAPVSFGEGYQVRLGTRHRKAVRPDGGWLTGVLTAWEGDLEVLRALRVVANDLGFARGQRWVLPCGYDAKDPAGSDEPATDERRREGRTAQEISVRHTAAVRTILAATRHPRPAGGLLKTLDEAYPNVPASAKEGLLVELVRQGFLLTELRPPLGETDPLRYAVEVLKSVGHADKAGELAAIGDLLEEYGAEGLGAGLGRWKKALDAMGGLRADDRPIQVDMRLDAEVTLDREVLREAERAAMALCLAAPDTMPTPDLREYRDAFVERYGTGRAVPLADVLDPHTGLGPPAGYDHPKSERRTAEAGEPSERDRARNEFLAELALTAIASGDREVVLDDAALDRLRGSGAPPPAALELCAHLTAPSRRSLDEGDFTLVLSPSTGSPAPGALFGRFAYLLDDVEEVGELARRSAADSARDGALQAHLDFLPLRGRDANVARVRPFWTERVAVGCFADRASPAVRGMGDLALAADPDRLYLVDASTGEEINPRVPTMLDPRRAPAAVRLLREVPTMGIWPSCVWTWGRLSTLPHLPRVRYGRTVLAPARWRLTDPGLFDSALPDAEWERRLDDWRARWKVPDRVAVGGGDHRVELDLTAPLHRMVLRRELGRGKDVTAYETPEDAGAGDGWLATDSGAFSSELVIPLLPARPAPGASPAVRAPAVRAPARRIRPVGPPVPRHSRDWLYGRLYTYAGRQDEVLAEHLPRLLAALPPAVDRWFFIRYADPGGAHLRLRFHGDPATLHGELTPGVLDWVERLRDLRLAGAFVIDGYEPETHRYGGHEAIEAAETVFHHDSVAALEQLRLRAAGAVTVEPQVLAAANYLDLTRQVHGDRWTGWWLRDPRDEEHHAYFRERRGAALRLLDGGFRATLPAEGAATALAAVDARAVAMRAYASVAADPSVLASVLHMHHNRLIGTSRSSEARSLAVARGLAQADHGRRRHLG; this is encoded by the coding sequence ATGTCCGGAGACCACGCGATGTTCCACGCGGAGCCCACCGGGATGCTCCGCGTCCCCCTCCTTCCCCACTCGGCCACCGAGACCCGCGCACACCTCGACCCGCGCGACCGCGAACAGGTCCGCCGGTACATCGACGCGCTCCTGACCGACGAACGGGTCGAGGAAGCCCTCGCCGTCTCCAGCCCCTCGCTGCACCGGACCGTCGAGGCGCTGCGCGCGGGCGCCCCGATGAAACCCGGCGCCCTGCGCAAGCTCACCCTCTCGGCGACGCGCTACGTCCTGCGGGGCGCCAGCCGCGCCACCCCCTTCGGACTCCTGGCGGGTGTCGCCCCGGTGTCCTTCGGCGAGGGCTACCAGGTCCGGCTGGGCACCCGGCACCGCAAGGCGGTGCGCCCGGACGGCGGCTGGCTGACCGGCGTGCTCACCGCCTGGGAGGGCGACCTCGAGGTGCTGCGGGCGCTGCGCGTCGTGGCGAACGACCTGGGCTTCGCACGCGGGCAGCGCTGGGTGCTCCCCTGCGGCTACGACGCGAAGGACCCCGCCGGCTCCGACGAGCCGGCCACCGACGAACGGCGGCGCGAGGGGCGGACCGCCCAGGAGATCTCCGTACGCCACACGGCGGCCGTGCGGACCATCCTCGCGGCCACCCGGCACCCCCGCCCGGCCGGGGGCCTGCTGAAGACCCTCGACGAGGCGTACCCGAACGTCCCCGCGTCCGCCAAGGAAGGGCTTCTCGTCGAGCTCGTCCGCCAGGGCTTCCTCCTCACCGAGCTGCGCCCCCCGCTCGGCGAGACCGACCCGCTGCGGTACGCGGTGGAGGTCCTCAAGTCCGTCGGCCATGCCGACAAGGCGGGCGAACTGGCCGCCATCGGCGACCTGTTGGAGGAATACGGCGCGGAGGGCCTCGGTGCGGGGCTCGGCCGCTGGAAGAAGGCCCTGGACGCGATGGGCGGTCTGCGCGCCGATGACCGGCCGATCCAGGTCGACATGCGGCTGGACGCCGAAGTCACCCTGGACCGGGAGGTGTTGCGGGAGGCGGAGCGCGCGGCCATGGCGCTGTGTCTCGCCGCGCCCGACACGATGCCGACGCCGGACCTGCGGGAGTACCGTGACGCGTTCGTCGAACGCTACGGCACCGGCCGGGCCGTGCCGCTCGCCGACGTCCTCGACCCGCACACCGGCCTGGGCCCGCCGGCCGGCTACGACCATCCCAAAAGCGAACGGCGCACGGCGGAAGCCGGTGAGCCGAGCGAACGCGACCGGGCCCGGAACGAGTTCCTGGCCGAGCTGGCCCTCACCGCGATCGCGTCGGGCGACCGCGAGGTGGTGCTCGACGACGCGGCGCTCGACCGGCTGCGCGGCTCCGGAGCACCGCCCCCGGCCGCGCTGGAACTCTGCGCCCATCTGACCGCCCCCTCGCGGCGATCCCTCGACGAGGGCGACTTCACGCTCGTGCTCTCCCCGTCGACGGGATCGCCGGCCCCGGGCGCGCTCTTCGGCCGGTTCGCCTATCTCCTCGACGACGTGGAGGAGGTGGGCGAGTTGGCGCGCCGTTCCGCCGCCGACTCGGCACGGGACGGCGCGCTCCAGGCACACCTGGACTTCCTGCCCCTGAGGGGGCGCGACGCCAATGTGGCCCGCGTCCGGCCGTTCTGGACCGAGCGGGTCGCGGTGGGCTGCTTCGCGGACCGCGCCTCGCCCGCCGTGCGGGGAATGGGCGATCTCGCACTGGCCGCCGACCCGGACCGGCTGTATCTCGTGGACGCCTCCACCGGAGAGGAGATCAACCCGCGGGTTCCGACCATGCTCGACCCGCGGCGCGCCCCCGCGGCGGTCCGACTGCTGCGCGAGGTGCCGACGATGGGCATCTGGCCCTCGTGCGTATGGACATGGGGGCGCCTCTCCACCCTCCCCCACCTGCCCCGCGTCCGGTACGGCAGGACGGTCCTCGCCCCCGCCCGATGGCGGCTGACCGACCCCGGCCTGTTCGACTCCGCCCTCCCCGACGCGGAGTGGGAGCGCCGCCTGGACGACTGGCGGGCGCGCTGGAAGGTGCCCGACCGGGTCGCCGTCGGCGGCGGCGACCACCGGGTGGAGCTGGACCTGACCGCCCCGCTCCACCGCATGGTGCTGCGGCGCGAACTCGGCCGCGGCAAGGACGTGACGGCGTACGAGACTCCCGAGGACGCGGGGGCGGGCGACGGCTGGCTCGCCACCGACTCGGGGGCGTTCAGCAGCGAACTGGTGATACCGCTGCTGCCCGCCCGACCGGCGCCCGGCGCGTCCCCGGCCGTCCGGGCTCCGGCCGTCCGGGCTCCGGCGCGGCGGATCCGCCCGGTCGGTCCGCCCGTCCCACGGCACAGCCGCGACTGGCTCTACGGCAGGCTCTACACCTACGCGGGCCGCCAGGACGAGGTGCTGGCCGAGCATCTGCCCCGGCTGCTGGCGGCCCTGCCGCCCGCGGTGGACCGCTGGTTCTTCATCCGCTATGCCGATCCGGGCGGCGCGCATCTTCGGCTGCGGTTCCACGGCGACCCCGCCACGCTCCACGGCGAGCTGACACCGGGCGTCCTCGACTGGGTGGAGCGGTTACGCGATCTGCGCCTGGCCGGGGCGTTCGTCATCGACGGCTATGAACCCGAGACCCACCGCTACGGCGGCCACGAGGCCATCGAGGCCGCCGAGACGGTCTTCCACCACGACAGCGTGGCCGCCCTCGAACAGCTCCGGCTGCGGGCGGCCGGCGCGGTCACCGTCGAGCCGCAGGTGCTCGCCGCCGCCAACTACCTCGACCTCACCCGCCAGGTCCACGGCGACCGGTGGACCGGCTGGTGGCTGCGCGACCCGCGGGACGAGGAGCACCACGCCTACTTCCGGGAACGCCGTGGGGCGGCACTCCGCCTGCTGGACGGCGGGTTCCGGGCGACGCTCCCCGCCGAGGGCGCGGCCACGGCGCTCGCCGCCGTCGACGCCAGGGCGGTCGCCATGCGCGCCTATGCCTCCGTGGCCGCCGACCCATCGGTGCTGGCGAGTGTGTTGCATATGCACCACAACCGGCTGATCGGCACTTCACGCAGCTCCGAAGCCCGTTCGCTGGCGGTGGCGCGTGGCCTCGCCCAGGCCGACCACGGACGGCGGAGGCACCTCGGATGA
- a CDS encoding lanthionine synthetase C family protein, with protein MAAAPAGRWDPDTVVAEISARIRDHVTDTGTGDFSAAGLGMGASGAALLLSELSRNDPGLRPTVHALLAAEAGYAGARGPGLITGLGSLGFAAKHAARSPRDYATVRGRVDTTLRHRLKTVLDAEHERMESGVPGADREHFDVISGVTGLGRYFLAEPSDPEAVHDVLRYLVALTEPVRAAARPLPGWFSPPWPAALDPRRREWVLDLGLAHGIAGPLGLLSLCWTRGPRVHGHDTAIRRIARWLMSWRQEDPGAGPGWPGTVSADQELAATRPALGPGRVSWCYGAPGIARALQLAGVALGEEAWVNTAAQAMRAVFARPDGLRALDDPGLCHGLAGLARITGRIADDLDDGWLSARADELAERLCARFDPGTAFGFPTAPVLPLRPEPLDAPTFLEGAAGVALVLLGRSTPPAGTAEGAVPWDAALLLA; from the coding sequence ATGGCGGCGGCACCAGCCGGGCGGTGGGATCCCGACACGGTGGTGGCCGAGATCTCCGCCCGTATCCGCGACCACGTCACCGACACCGGCACCGGGGACTTTTCCGCTGCCGGGCTCGGCATGGGTGCCTCGGGGGCGGCGCTGTTGCTCAGCGAGCTGAGCAGGAACGACCCGGGCCTGCGCCCGACCGTCCACGCCCTGCTGGCGGCGGAGGCCGGGTACGCCGGTGCCAGAGGTCCCGGGCTGATCACGGGCCTGGGCAGTCTCGGCTTCGCCGCCAAGCACGCCGCCCGCTCGCCCCGGGACTACGCCACCGTACGGGGCCGGGTGGACACGACCCTGCGGCATCGCCTCAAAACGGTTCTCGATGCCGAGCATGAGCGAATGGAATCCGGTGTCCCCGGGGCGGACCGGGAACACTTCGACGTCATCTCCGGTGTGACCGGCCTCGGCCGGTACTTTCTCGCCGAGCCGTCCGACCCCGAAGCGGTCCACGACGTGCTGCGGTATCTGGTCGCCCTCACCGAGCCCGTCAGGGCCGCGGCCAGGCCGTTGCCCGGCTGGTTCAGCCCCCCGTGGCCCGCCGCGCTGGACCCGCGGCGCCGGGAGTGGGTGCTCGACCTCGGCCTCGCCCACGGCATCGCCGGGCCGCTCGGGCTGCTGTCCCTGTGCTGGACGCGCGGACCGCGCGTCCACGGCCACGACACGGCCATCCGCCGTATCGCCCGGTGGCTGATGAGCTGGCGCCAGGAGGACCCGGGCGCGGGCCCCGGCTGGCCCGGTACGGTCTCCGCCGACCAGGAGCTGGCCGCCACCCGGCCCGCCCTGGGGCCGGGGCGCGTGAGTTGGTGCTACGGCGCTCCGGGCATCGCCCGCGCGCTCCAGCTCGCCGGAGTCGCACTGGGCGAGGAGGCGTGGGTGAACACCGCGGCGCAGGCGATGAGGGCGGTGTTCGCCCGCCCCGACGGACTGCGGGCGCTGGACGATCCCGGGCTGTGCCATGGCCTCGCGGGGCTGGCCCGGATCACCGGGCGCATCGCCGACGACCTGGACGACGGGTGGCTGTCCGCGCGGGCGGACGAGCTCGCCGAGCGGCTGTGCGCCCGCTTCGACCCCGGCACGGCCTTCGGCTTTCCCACCGCGCCGGTGCTGCCGCTGCGGCCGGAACCGCTGGACGCGCCGACGTTCCTGGAGGGCGCGGCGGGCGTCGCCCTCGTGCTGCTCGGCCGGAGCACACCGCCCGCCGGGACCGCCGAGGGTGCTGTGCCGTGGGACGCCGCCCTGCTTCTGGCGTGA
- a CDS encoding sugar-binding transcriptional regulator, whose translation MGPAELVQAAAMARRFYLEGKSKIQIAEEFGVSRFKVARVLETALERDLVRIEIRVPAELDAERSDALRARYGLRHAVVVESPADAEADTPDPENLGEVAADLLGELVTEGDVLGLAWGRSTIHMAAALHRLPPCTVVQLTGVYDAGTAERGSVEAVRRAAAVSGGEAHPIYAPMLLPDTATADALRGQTGIARAFEYFDKVTVACVSIGSWEAGISTVYDMLTEKERAHYESLGAAAEMSAHLFDAEGRRIGRDLGERCITVEADRLRRIPEVVAIAGGRRKAEAIGAVLRSGLVTSLVTDTAAADYLLAETTPAAHPALDRADPDGV comes from the coding sequence ATGGGACCCGCCGAACTGGTGCAGGCGGCGGCCATGGCGCGCCGCTTCTACCTCGAGGGCAAGTCCAAGATCCAGATCGCCGAGGAGTTCGGCGTCAGCCGCTTCAAGGTCGCGCGGGTGCTGGAGACGGCGCTCGAGCGCGATCTGGTGCGCATCGAGATCCGGGTTCCCGCCGAGCTCGACGCGGAGCGCTCCGACGCCCTGCGCGCCCGCTACGGGCTGCGCCACGCGGTCGTCGTGGAGTCCCCGGCCGACGCCGAGGCGGACACCCCGGACCCGGAGAACCTCGGCGAGGTCGCCGCGGACCTGCTGGGCGAGCTGGTGACCGAGGGCGATGTGCTCGGGCTGGCCTGGGGGCGGTCCACGATCCACATGGCGGCGGCGCTGCACCGGCTGCCCCCGTGCACCGTCGTCCAGCTCACCGGCGTGTACGACGCGGGCACGGCCGAGCGCGGCTCGGTCGAGGCGGTGCGCCGCGCCGCCGCCGTCTCGGGCGGTGAGGCGCACCCCATCTACGCGCCGATGCTGCTGCCGGACACGGCCACCGCGGACGCCCTGCGCGGCCAGACCGGTATCGCCCGCGCCTTCGAGTACTTCGACAAGGTCACCGTGGCCTGCGTCTCCATCGGCTCCTGGGAGGCCGGGATCTCCACGGTCTACGACATGCTGACGGAGAAGGAGCGGGCGCACTACGAGAGCCTGGGCGCCGCCGCCGAGATGTCGGCCCACCTCTTCGACGCCGAGGGCCGCCGCATCGGCCGCGACCTGGGCGAGCGCTGCATCACCGTGGAGGCCGACCGGCTGCGGCGGATCCCCGAGGTGGTGGCCATCGCGGGCGGCCGCCGCAAGGCCGAGGCGATCGGGGCGGTGCTGAGGTCCGGCCTGGTCACCAGCCTGGTGACGGACACCGCCGCCGCGGACTATCTGCTCGCCGAAACCACCCCCGCCGCCCACCCCGCCCTGGACCGCGCCGACCCGGACGGCGTGTAG
- the rpe gene encoding ribulose-phosphate 3-epimerase, whose protein sequence is MALQINPSILSADFSRLADEAKAVEGADWLHVDVMDNHFVPNLTLGVPVVESLGKATETPLDCHLMIDDPDRWAPQYIEAGAGSVTFHVEAAAAPVRLAREIRAKGARASMALKPATPIEPYEDLLPELDMLLVMTVEPGFGGQAFLDIMLPKIRRTRQLIDKHGLQMWLQVDGGVSAATIERCAEAGADVFVAGSAVYGADDPAKAVQALRRLAEKATGIPGT, encoded by the coding sequence ATGGCCTTGCAGATCAACCCCAGCATCCTGTCCGCGGACTTCTCCCGCCTCGCGGATGAGGCGAAGGCGGTCGAAGGTGCCGACTGGCTCCACGTCGACGTCATGGACAACCACTTCGTTCCCAACCTCACCCTCGGGGTTCCGGTGGTCGAGTCGCTGGGCAAGGCCACGGAAACCCCGCTGGACTGCCATCTCATGATCGACGACCCGGACCGCTGGGCGCCGCAGTACATCGAGGCGGGCGCCGGTTCGGTCACCTTCCATGTGGAGGCCGCGGCCGCGCCGGTGCGGCTGGCGCGGGAGATCCGGGCCAAGGGCGCGCGGGCCTCGATGGCGCTCAAGCCGGCCACGCCCATCGAGCCGTACGAGGATCTGCTGCCCGAGCTGGACATGCTGCTGGTGATGACCGTGGAACCGGGCTTCGGCGGCCAGGCGTTCCTGGACATCATGCTGCCGAAGATCCGCCGCACCCGGCAGCTCATCGACAAGCATGGGCTTCAGATGTGGCTCCAGGTGGACGGCGGGGTCTCGGCCGCCACCATCGAGCGGTGCGCCGAGGCGGGCGCCGATGTGTTCGTGGCGGGCTCGGCGGTCTACGGCGCCGACGACCCGGCCAAGGCCGTACAGGCACTGCGCCGGCTCGCCGAGAAGGCAACCGGCATCCCCGGAACATGA